A section of the Leptotrichia buccalis C-1013-b genome encodes:
- the rplV gene encoding 50S ribosomal protein L22, with protein sequence MAVVAKLKYQRLSPQKARLVADIVRGKNALQALNILKFTNKKAALYIEKTLRSAIANAEHNNNMDPDKLFISKILIDKGPVLKRISPRAMGRADIIRKPTAHITVEVDERED encoded by the coding sequence ATGGCAGTAGTAGCTAAATTGAAATACCAAAGATTAAGCCCTCAAAAAGCAAGATTAGTTGCTGATATTGTAAGAGGGAAAAATGCATTGCAAGCATTGAATATTTTAAAATTTACAAATAAAAAAGCAGCATTATACATAGAAAAAACATTAAGATCAGCAATTGCAAACGCTGAACATAATAACAACATGGATCCTGATAAATTATTTATTTCAAAAATATTAATTGATAAAGGACCTGTACTAAAAAGAATCAGCCCAAGAGCAATGGGAAGAGCTGATATTATTAGAAAACCAACAGCTCATATCACAGTAGAAGTTGATGAAAGAGAAGATTAA
- the rplB gene encoding 50S ribosomal protein L2: MPIKKLKPITSGTRHMSILVNKDLDKVRPEKSLVEPLNSSYGIDNYGHRTGRNRHKGHKRLYRVIDWKRNKIGVPAKVATLEYDPNRTANIALLHYVDGEKRYILAPNGLKKGDIVLAGEGADIKPGNALKLKDLPVGTVIHNVELMPGKGGQLARSAGTAARLVAKEGTYCHVELPSGELRLIHKECMATIGSVGNSEHSLVSLGKAGRNRHLGRKPHVRGSVMNPVDHPHGGGEGRSPIGRKSPVTPWGKPTLGKKTRGKKLSDKFIVRGRKK; the protein is encoded by the coding sequence ATGCCAATAAAAAAATTAAAACCGATAACTAGTGGGACACGGCATATGTCGATATTAGTTAATAAGGACTTAGATAAGGTAAGACCTGAAAAATCTTTAGTTGAACCATTAAATTCATCTTACGGGATTGACAACTATGGACACAGAACAGGTAGAAACAGACATAAAGGACACAAAAGATTATATAGAGTAATCGACTGGAAAAGAAATAAAATTGGAGTGCCTGCAAAAGTTGCAACTCTTGAATATGATCCAAACAGAACTGCAAACATCGCATTGTTACACTATGTTGATGGAGAAAAAAGATATATCTTGGCTCCGAACGGACTTAAAAAAGGTGACATCGTATTAGCAGGAGAAGGTGCGGATATCAAACCTGGAAATGCGTTAAAATTAAAAGACTTACCAGTAGGGACAGTTATTCACAATGTTGAATTAATGCCTGGTAAAGGTGGACAGTTAGCAAGATCAGCAGGAACAGCTGCAAGACTTGTTGCAAAAGAAGGAACTTACTGCCACGTGGAATTACCATCTGGAGAATTAAGACTTATTCATAAAGAATGTATGGCTACAATCGGATCAGTAGGAAATTCTGAACATTCATTAGTATCATTAGGAAAAGCTGGAAGAAATAGACACTTAGGAAGAAAACCTCATGTTAGAGGATCAGTAATGAACCCTGTGGATCACCCACACGGAGGAGGAGAAGGAAGATCTCCAATTGGTAGAAAATCACCAGTTACACCTTGGGGTAAACCTACACTTGGTAAGAAAACTAGAGGTAAAAAACTTAGTGATAAATTCATCGTTAGAGGAAGAAAAAAATAG
- the rplW gene encoding 50S ribosomal protein L23 — protein sequence MHITDIIKKPVINTEKARNLLENNEYVFIVDRRANKLQIKDAVEKLFNVKVQGVNTLNIKSKNKRFRMSMYKTAAIKKAIVKLKDGESIAAYEG from the coding sequence ATGCATATTACTGATATTATCAAAAAACCTGTAATTAATACAGAAAAAGCAAGAAATTTATTGGAAAACAATGAATATGTTTTCATAGTAGATAGAAGAGCAAACAAACTTCAAATTAAAGATGCAGTTGAAAAACTATTCAATGTAAAAGTTCAAGGTGTTAATACTTTAAACATTAAATCAAAAAACAAAAGATTCAGAATGTCAATGTATAAAACAGCTGCTATCAAAAAAGCAATTGTTAAGTTGAAAGATGGAGAATCTATAGCAGCTTACGAAGGATAA
- the rpsS gene encoding 30S ribosomal protein S19, producing MARSLKKGPFVDAYLLEKIEALGGKKQVIKTWSRRSTIFPQFIGHTFAVYNGKKHIPVYVTEEMVGHKLGEFAPTRTFYGHGKDAKKGKK from the coding sequence ATGGCTCGTTCATTAAAAAAAGGACCTTTTGTTGATGCATATTTATTAGAAAAAATAGAAGCATTGGGAGGTAAAAAACAAGTTATTAAAACATGGTCTAGAAGATCAACTATATTCCCTCAATTTATTGGACATACTTTTGCTGTATATAACGGTAAAAAACATATACCTGTATATGTAACTGAGGAAATGGTTGGACATAAATTAGGTGAATTTGCACCAACTAGAACTTTCTACGGACATGGAAAAGACGCTAAAAAAGGTAAAAAATAA